In the Salvia miltiorrhiza cultivar Shanhuang (shh) chromosome 8, IMPLAD_Smil_shh, whole genome shotgun sequence genome, AAATAGGGACTTAAAACGGAAGATTTTCTCAAGAAATGGAGTGACTTGAATCATCACAAgtttgacagaaaaaaaaaaaaaaaaagaacgaaTAATACCTGGTCTTTCCAGAACTGGGTTCTTTAACAAGAGACTCGATATCAGCAACATGAATCAAATCATAAGTACGAGGATACGTTGAGAAAGGCTCACACCTACAAGCACCAGAGAGAAAATAATAGGGATATTGAGAATATGAACAAAATCACAAGTCACATTGAACACTAGATACGCAAAAGACTGCATAAATGGATGAATGCTAGAGAAATAACGAGCAAGGGGGAAATGTTACTTCCACGCACCAATCATGGAAAACTCCTATAAGTCCTCGGTCATAAATGACATCAAGGGTTGAAGGCTTGCGAGCAGGAACAACGTTCATTACCCAAACAGGATCAGATATTATGGCCGCTGCAAAACCTCCAAAGAATGCATTCATATCCATGACATTTCGTATTGATGGAGTTCCAAGTTTTATGTTTAAAGAATTCTTGTAGTAAGCAACCCTCCTTGCCCATCTTCGCTTGTCAGCTTCAAACACATCAATTCCATTTCGTATGACACTGGCCCTCGAAGGAGCTGTTGTCAATCTCTCGGGCCATTTTGGAATTGCTCCAACCGCGTATTGTCCCTTAACAGAGGATGTCCTGCTAACACATTGCTTCAACTTGATGTACCTGCAAATTCAGTTAAATCAGTTCTGCAACGAGCATGCATCAATAACGTACTGATCGAGCTCACCTTAGTAAATATATGataactttgaaacagaaaaaTGATCAAAGCTGATCAAATGAGATAATAACAAACAGCTTCTGAAGCATAATTACCATGCGAAAGTCGGGTCATCAGATTCATCACACAAGTTGAGCCCAAATTCATTCAGGTTGGGATGGCATGAATCCCCAATCGGCTTTTTCCAGATGGCAGTGTTCCCATCTACAACAATCAGCTCGTAACACAAAGATCTGGCAACTGACTGCAGCTCGGCCCATTCCTTATCTTGTTTAGGCCACTGTACAGGAGGTCCAGATATGACTAGGTAGCCTCCCGGCCGAAGTAACCGATCAACTTCAAGAAAATACGTAGCATCTGCACAAGTTCAAGTGATACACGTTAAGAACAGTGACACATACGAGGTAGTGGTAAACCATTAGGAAGAGGACTTACTATATGCAGTGAAAGGTATCAAACATCGAGAACAGTGAACCAAATCGAAAGAAAACCCAGAAAACGGAAGTCTACGCGTGCCAAGCATGGCAACAAAAGTTGGTACTCCTCTCTCCAAAGCGAACTGTATCTGTGCTTTATGTGAATCTCTCGGGGCAAAGGAAAGAGTTAATATCCCTTCAGAAAGCATGTATCCACCAAAACTAGCGACCTAGAAAACGAGAAACAAAATGTTCAAGACATGTATTCAGTAATAAGCGTTACAAGGTAACAGGGAAAGAATCCCTACCCCACACCCCATGTCGAGAGCTGTCCTCAAAGCTCCCCCAGCTATAGGAATATACTGTTTAAGCTTTTCGATATATTGCTCAGCTCCATCCGGGAACATCGTACCACCACCAGGAAATATGAAGTACGGACCTTCCCTCTTCATCCATCCCTGGTGGCCTTTCCTATCTGCTATTTTATTGTACGGCATGTTATTGTGCCATATCTGCGTACAAAACACATAACTAATGATCACGTGAGCCAAACCAAACGTTCAATCGCTTCTACCAGGCTGCGTAGCGAACCTTCAACCCTTCAACGGCATTACTAGATGCACAAATGCATATACTAATCAACACTATCACTGCAACTGAACACATACAGCATCCAAttgaaacaatcaaaagaatctgcatatacacatatatatatacaaacatTTCAAGCAAGATCAAAGATTCATTCAACTTCAAACATTCCCATCATGTTGAAACTCCACATCTCATATCTCCTAACAATGAACAAGCTAAAATAAACTTCCCAAAACCAATTGAAACTACTTAATTAAAGGATcaattgaaaaattgaaaaaaaaaataaaaaaatagatgaCCTTATGCAAGCTCTCCGGCCACTGCACGGGGACCTTGTAGCCGTCGGGCGGCGGGATCAAGCAGAGCGGCGTCTCCTCCGGGCGAGGGCAATGCCTCTCCCTGTAAAAATTCATGTCCCTGCTGAGCTGGCTGTTGATTCTGGGATCCTCACACGGCATGTGATCCACCATATCGGCGGGGCAAGCGTCGATCGCCACCGCCTGCCGCCCGTGCTCCACCAGCGCCACCAACCGCCCCCGGTGGCGCGGATCCGACCGCAGCAGCGTCTGCCGCCCCGACGCCGCCAGCGAGTCCCCCAGCGGAGTGAAGACTAGGAGGAAGAAGAGCAGAACCGCCGCGAAGAAGGCGGCCACGATTGCATCCAGCAGCCGCCATTGGCGCGCGTGCCGGTGCTTGGAAGACGGCAGATTCAAGAGGCCCATTTGCTAAATTCGCTCTCAACTCAACCGCAGATGCTTCAAGATCTCATCTTTACcactaaaacacacacacactgcgGAGTGTCACTGTGTTTCTTGAAGATCTCAAGTCCGAGGCTGCACTACTGGCTGTCAAGATTCAAGCTCGCTGTTTTTCaatatcctatttttttttttttttttttttaattggccAATTAGGAGTTGATGTGGTACAAGCTACGCTGCGTAATGTACAATAACTTCAAAGAGTGAAATTGAAGctaaaaatctaaaataatgGCCACGGTTAGTTCCACAACTTGCGTGGGTTTCATGTTATGTTATTCTAATTTGTTTCAATTTTCCACATATCTACgaccatttaattaatactaatattgGATCTAGAGATATCAACCGACCTAAGTGGAATAATCATTGTGCTAGATTTGTATACAATTAGTCTTAGTAATACGTCACAGTCATAATAGTATCACTGCTacattttgtgttattttttgtAGTTATTACATTGTTGTGTATGATTGGAAATAGCCACTGATACGTCCAATATATCCACAGCCCAGCCACTAGTCGAAGCTCAGCAAGAAGCGCCAGCCCAGCAAGAAGAGCCAGACGAGTCCAGCCTAGCCCAACGTCGGACGCGCCGCGAGATTAAGAAGCCAGCCCGTTTCAATGTTTAAGGgcccattttattttctttgttgcGTTGCCTAGGTCATATATATTAGACTAGGGTTTTGTTTGTTGCTTATGTTATGAATATTTTGATTAAGAACTGATTCTTGCGTGATCGTGAGAGTTTGATTTGGAGTTTCACGTTCTCCTCAACGTGATTATTAATACATCTCGTATTAATTGGTGCTTTCATTGCCGTTTTCATGGCCTCCGAAGTCCCTGCTTGGCAACGACATCTCGACGCCCAGAACGCCGCCCTCCAGAAACAGATCGACGAACTCGTCGCTCTATTCAAGTCTTCCCACCAGTCGTCTTCCTCACACGACAGCCCCAAAAGCGGCCGTCTTCCGCCGATCCGCCTCGAGGTACCACGCTTCGACGGCGAAGATGTCCACTCTTGGATCTTCAAGATCGAACAATACTTCAGTTTTCATCACACCCCCACGATCAACGCCTCCAGATCGTGGCCTTTCATTTCGATGGCAAAGCATCTACATGGTTCCAATGGTTGCAAACGCAGGGCATGCTATCGACTTGGCCAGATTTCCTGTCACGGGTTCGTGCCCGGTTTGGTCCTTCCCAGTTTGAGGATCCCGAGGGTTTGTTGGCAAAACTCACGCAACAAGATTCGGTGGCCGAATATCAAACTACTTTCGAATCTTTGATGGGTCGCGTCTCGGGTATCTCGGAGCCCTTACTTATCTCTTTTTACATATCCGGCCTCAAGCCGGCGATTCGCAGGGAACTCCAGATGAATCGTCCCTCTTCTCTGGATGAAACCTTTTCTCTTGCACGGATTTTTGAAAGCAAGTTTCTGGATATACCACCCGACTCTCGTAGTTTTGCCCGCCCATTCTCTCGGCCGGCCACTACACCGCCAGCGCCCCCGCGCCCTCCTTCAGCCAGCCCCACCGTCCCACCTCCATCGGGACCCCCAGCCACCTCACCCAGCGTACCACGCCGTGACTTGCCCTCCACCATTCCAGTTCGCCGGCTGACCCCGGCAGAGACACGTGAGAAACGTGAGAAGgggatttattttaattgcgaCCAGAAGTGGAACTCGGCCCACCGCTGCAAATCCAAGAGCCAAGTCTTGCTCTTATAGGGTGAAGAACCCGACATCACCGAACCGGACGTCGATCCAGATCCGAGTCCTGTTCCGTCCACGAAGGACTTTATTCTTGCGGATGTGTCCAGCCTACACACTCTTTCAGGCTCCTCTCAACCGCGCTCTCTCCGTTTATGGGGCACTTTATGTAACCACCGCGCCCACGTCATGATCGACAATGGCAACACACATAACTTCATTTCTCCTGCCCTCGCAGAGCGCCTTCGGCTCCCTCTCACTCCGATTCCTGGTTTTCGAGTATATATTGGCAATGGTGATTCGATCAATTGCCAACACAAGTGCGTCGCTACACCCCTCGATCTGCAGGGAACGACATTTACCATCGATCTATTTGTGTTGCCCATCAAGGGACCTGATATTATCCTTGACATGCAATGGCTTGGCCAAGAGTTGGGCCGTGTTACACATGATTATAGTCGCAGCCTTATGGAGTTCACTTGGCAAGACACGACGGTCATTCTCCAGGGCGACACCTTCCTCAGCTCCCGGGAGATACGTTTTTCTATGCTCCAGTCTATGCTGCAGTCCGACGAAGTCCCTACCATCTTCGAGATCTGGCTCATGCATTCCGAGTCGCCGCCTGACCCAGCACCACCAGCTCTGGACCTCCACGGTATTCCACTTGCTTTTCATTCTGTTTTGCTGGAATTTTTGGATGTTTTTGTAGCGCCACGCGACCTTCCCCCTCGTCGCTTGTTTGATCACCGTATTCATTTGGAGCCCGGTGCTAAGCCGGTCAATGTTCGACCATATCGTTATCCTTACTTCCAGAAGACTGAAATGGAGCGTTTGGTCCGCGACATGCTCGACCAGGGCATCATCCGCCCCAGCCACAGTCCATTCTCTTCACCGGTGCTTCTCGTCAAGAAGAAGGATGGGTCCTATCGCTTTTGTGTGGATTATCGTGCCCTCAATGCCGTCACTGTTAAGGATAAGTTTTCCATTCCCACGGTGGACGAGTTGATCGATGAACTGGGCAGTTCCCGCGTCTTCTCTAAACTAGATTTGCGCGCCGGCTTTCACCAAATCCGGGTGCACGACAAGGACATCTTCAAAATGGCCTTCCGTACTCATGATGGTCATTTTGAATTCCTCGTCATGTCGTTCGGCCTCACCAATGCGCCCTCCACCTTCCAGGCTACAATGAACTTCATCCTTAAAGATTTCATGCGCAAATTTGTCGTCGTTTTCTTTGATGATATTCTTATTTACAGCAATTCCGAGGCAGGGCATCAATCTCACTTGCGACAAGTCCTCCAATGTTTACAACACCACCAGCTCTTTGTGAAAGCCTCGAAGTGCACCTTTGGCGCGTCTTCTGTTGATTATTTGGGCCATATTGTTAGCGCCGGTGAACTACGGGTCGATCCTACTAAGATTTCGGCTATGCTCGACTGGCCCCAGCCCACTTCTGCTAAACAGTTACGGGGATTTCTCGGCTTGATAGGGTACTACAGAAAATTTGTTAAGCATTATGCGGCTATCGCTGCTCCCTTAACTGATCTCCTTCGTAAGGATAGCTTCGTTTGGACTGATTCTGCTACTGTGGCTTTCGAGACATTAAAGACATCTATGGCCTCCACTCCCGTTTTGAGATTGCCGGATTTCTCTCAGACTTTTACCGTGGAAACCGATGCATCAGATGTTGGTTTTGGAGCTGTCCTCCTCCAGGAAAATCTTCCCATCGCTTACCACAGTCGGAAACTTGGCCCTCGTCTTCGAGGCACGTCCACCTATCTCAAGGAGCTTCACGCCATTAGCGAAGCCATTGCTAAATGGCGCCAATATCTCCTTGGCCGCCGATTTATTATCCGCACCGACCATCACAGCTTGAAGGAGTTACTTCATCAGCAACTCCATACTCCCGATCAACACCGGTATATCCGAAAGCTCCTTGGCTATGATTTTGTGATTGGGTATAAGCCGGGGAAACACAATATTGTCGCAGACGCTCTTTCCCGCGCTCCTGGCGCCGCGGTCGACACGCCACTCCCCGATACTTTCACTCCCGTGTGCCTCACTATTCAGAGCTCTCCCGTTTCCACTTTTCTAGAGCGGCTGCACCACGCTAACTCCGAAGAGTCTGACTTCATCTCTTATCATCAACGATTGGGTGCCGGCGACCTCCCTGCAGATTACACGGTCGTCAATGGCTTTCTCACATTTCGCGGCAAATATTTTCTCACACCATCCTCCCCTCTCAAACAACAGCTGCTTGAGGAATATCACTGCTCCCCTATAGGCGGTCATGGTGGTATCAAGAAAACGCTAGTCGGTCTCTCAACACTCTTTTACTGGCCCCGTATGCGTCGTGATGTTGAAGAATTTGTGCGAGCTTGCCCAACGTGCCAACAGGTGAAGACTCTCACTACCGCCCCAGCCGGGCTTCTTCAACCTCTGCCTGTCCCTGCCTTAGTTTGGAACGAGCTCAGCATGGATTTCATTACACATCTTCCTACATCACACGGCTACTCCGTTGTTATGGTCGTCGTTGATCGTTTAACTAAGGCAGCACATTTTGGCCCCTTGACCGCGGGATTCACGGCTGCCAAAGTGGCTCGACTCTTCACTGATGTTGTCGTGAAGCTACATAGCTTTCCGTCTTCCATTGTCTCGGATCGCGACCCCATATTCATGAGTCATTTTTGGGCCGAACTCTTCAAGCTCAGCGGGACCACACTTAAGCATAGCTCGGCCTATCACCCTCAAACGGGCGGCCAAACTGAGGTGGTTAATCGTTGCCTGGAACAGTACCTCCGCGCTATGACTGCTGATCACCCAGCTCGCTGGTTTGAGTTCTTGGGATGGGCTGAATTCCACTACAACACGTCGTATCACTCCAGCATTTCTATGAGCCCCTTTCAAGCTGTTTATATATGGGCGACTTCCACCGGTGATTCCACGCTACACTCCCAGCTCCACCTCCATCGATGCCTTGGACACCTTGCTCTCGGAGCGCGACACGCTGCTCTGCGCCCTCAAAGAGTCCCTCTGCTCCGCCCAACACCGCATGCAACAGCAGGCTAACAAACACAGGCGTGATGTCTCTTATTCTGTTGGTGATCTTGTGTGGGTAAAGTTACAACTTTACCGTCAATCTTCGGTGCAGCGTCGCCCTGCTCCGAAGCTCGCCAAACGCTATTTTGGGCCGTATCCTATCACGGCGAAAATAGGTGCCGTGGCTTATCGACTTGACTTACCCCCTGGTAGTCGTATCCACCCGGTTTTCCATGTTTCTTTTCTCAAACCATTCGTTGGCAATGGTTCCGCCCCGCTTAATCCGATACCAATGGATTCTAACGGCCTGCCTGCTCTCCTTCCGGTGGTCGTCATATCGTCTCGCACCATCCTTCGCGACGGTGTCCCGACTCCACAAATTTTGGTCCAATGGGAGGGTCTTCCCCCGGACGCAGCCACAT is a window encoding:
- the LOC130999165 gene encoding probable pectin methyltransferase QUA3; this translates as MGLLNLPSSKHRHARQWRLLDAIVAAFFAAVLLFFLLVFTPLGDSLAASGRQTLLRSDPRHRGRLVALVEHGRQAVAIDACPADMVDHMPCEDPRINSQLSRDMNFYRERHCPRPEETPLCLIPPPDGYKVPVQWPESLHKIWHNNMPYNKIADRKGHQGWMKREGPYFIFPGGGTMFPDGAEQYIEKLKQYIPIAGGALRTALDMGCGVASFGGYMLSEGILTLSFAPRDSHKAQIQFALERGVPTFVAMLGTRRLPFSGFSFDLVHCSRCLIPFTAYNATYFLEVDRLLRPGGYLVISGPPVQWPKQDKEWAELQSVARSLCYELIVVDGNTAIWKKPIGDSCHPNLNEFGLNLCDESDDPTFAWYIKLKQCVSRTSSVKGQYAVGAIPKWPERLTTAPSRASVIRNGIDVFEADKRRWARRVAYYKNSLNIKLGTPSIRNVMDMNAFFGGFAAAIISDPVWVMNVVPARKPSTLDVIYDRGLIGVFHDWCEPFSTYPRTYDLIHVADIESLVKEPSSGKTRCNIVDLMVEIDRMLRPEGTVVIRDSPEVIDKIERISRAIRWRTSVHDKEPDSHQREKVLVATKKLWKLPSGSQ